The DNA window CATAGCTTTCATTTGGTTGAATAATTGGCTGCTCACCGACGACACCTTCGCCCTCTACTTCAACTCGTTCACCGTCACCATTGGTGATTAACCAATATCGGCTTAACAGTTGCGCAGGTTGTGCCAGGTTATTGCTGATGGTAACAGTATAGCTAAAAACATAAACAGGCGTGTTGTCGCCGCTGTCTTTAACGCCCATAAAATTGGTTTTGGTGCTGATGTTGAGTGATTTTTTCATTGCTTTAGTCTGCTTTTTTAGTCACGGTTTCTTCAGCGGATTGTTGTTCAAGCTCTTCTTTTTCAAACTCTTCTTTTTCAAAAGCGATGCGCTTTTTCTCAACGTAATTAGCTATCAATGCA is part of the Glaciecola nitratireducens FR1064 genome and encodes:
- the apaG gene encoding Co2+/Mg2+ efflux protein ApaG; this translates as MKKSLNISTKTNFMGVKDSGDNTPVYVFSYTVTISNNLAQPAQLLSRYWLITNGDGERVEVEGEGVVGEQPIIQPNESYEYTSASMIKTAVGTMEGYYDFELADGQAYRESIPVFNLSKPNSLH